In a single window of the Bacteroidales bacterium genome:
- a CDS encoding efflux RND transporter periplasmic adaptor subunit, giving the protein MSQIRIKTEVVIIFMALVYMFTGCSSNDQNGAHQDLHEDQTEHTHGREEAGDHNPSGLLHRIRDTLSEDEVLITEKQMKTADIALGTITRQELSQLVKSFGELALAPSDEARVSAVIGGVCRDIRVIEGDYVKQGQVIARISHPDIVDMQQRYLEALNRDEYLESEYKRQKRLLEDSVNSEKTFQNAKSDYQSNLTRLQSLRQKLELIHIDTDQLSPQTLQKDYPVVAPISGYIARINVNTGSHVSPQQPLFHITANDKVHIDLNVYEKDMSKIAQGQNLTFKLANKPATQPMKGKIMKVAKRFDSGQRTALVHAEILEKSEDLLPGMAVMAHIQTGGKKQMTLPEEAFVAEQGEDYTFLLKKEGVAGQEHKEHAHNEGENQHTPELQNEQDSKNNHEHVHDDSVHYFIFERVLVNKGMTEGSFTSFTFDIPYSANDRFVINNAQALVSEMKKGGSGHSGHAH; this is encoded by the coding sequence ATGAGTCAGATAAGAATTAAGACAGAAGTGGTCATTATATTTATGGCACTTGTATACATGTTTACAGGCTGTTCCTCCAATGATCAAAACGGAGCACATCAGGATCTACATGAGGATCAAACTGAACATACTCACGGCCGGGAGGAGGCCGGGGATCACAATCCTTCAGGCCTTTTGCACAGGATAAGAGATACCTTATCGGAAGATGAAGTGCTCATCACCGAGAAACAAATGAAAACAGCGGACATTGCCCTGGGAACGATAACAAGGCAGGAGTTGTCGCAACTGGTGAAAAGTTTCGGTGAACTTGCCCTGGCTCCCTCCGACGAGGCCAGGGTCAGCGCGGTAATTGGAGGGGTATGCCGGGATATCCGTGTTATTGAAGGCGATTATGTCAAACAAGGTCAGGTTATTGCCCGCATCAGCCATCCCGATATTGTGGACATGCAGCAGCGATATCTGGAAGCATTAAATCGTGATGAATATCTTGAATCCGAATACAAACGGCAGAAAAGATTGCTGGAGGACAGTGTGAATTCAGAAAAGACTTTTCAGAATGCAAAGTCAGATTACCAGTCCAACCTGACCCGTCTGCAAAGTCTTAGACAGAAACTGGAGCTCATCCATATCGATACAGATCAGTTGTCGCCACAAACTCTTCAGAAAGATTATCCTGTGGTGGCACCCATTTCCGGATATATTGCCCGGATCAATGTGAACACAGGCAGCCACGTTAGCCCGCAGCAGCCACTTTTCCATATTACAGCGAATGACAAGGTGCATATTGATCTGAATGTTTATGAGAAAGACATGTCCAAAATTGCCCAGGGCCAGAACCTGACGTTCAAACTTGCCAATAAACCGGCAACACAGCCTATGAAAGGGAAGATCATGAAGGTGGCAAAAAGATTTGATTCGGGACAGCGAACAGCCCTTGTGCATGCTGAAATTTTGGAAAAAAGCGAAGACCTTTTACCCGGTATGGCTGTCATGGCTCATATTCAAACAGGAGGCAAGAAGCAGATGACCTTGCCGGAAGAGGCATTCGTGGCAGAACAGGGTGAGGATTATACTTTCCTGCTGAAGAAAGAGGGAGTGGCTGGTCAGGAGCATAAGGAGCATGCTCATAATGAAGGTGAAAATCAGCATACTCCCGAGCTTCAAAATGAACAGGACAGTAAAAACAACCATGAACATGTACACGATGATTCCGTACACTATTTTATTTTTGAAAGGGTTTTAGTTAATAAGGGAATGACGGAAGGTTCTTTCACAAGTTTTACCTTTGACATCCCGTATTCCGCTAATGACAGGTTTGTAATAAATAATGCCCAGGCGTTGGTTTCGGAAATGAAGAAAGGCGGGAGCGGACACAGTGGTCATGCCCATTGA
- a CDS encoding cation transporter produces MAHTHQVTHRKAFIIGIVLNVVFVAVEVFYGLLANSSALLADAGHNAGDVLSLVFAWTAAWLATLKPKGKYTYGLRRTTILVSILNALMLFGAVIAIGWDAIGKLTEPQPVAGSQVMIVAGIGIVINTITALLFVKGKKGDLNIKGAFLHMAADAGVSAGVVVAGLLINLTGLLWIDPVMSFIIIGVI; encoded by the coding sequence ATGGCACATACGCACCAGGTAACACACAGAAAAGCTTTTATAATTGGCATTGTCCTTAATGTTGTATTTGTAGCCGTTGAGGTTTTCTATGGACTGTTGGCCAATTCTTCCGCGTTACTGGCTGATGCAGGCCATAATGCGGGGGATGTGCTGAGTTTGGTTTTTGCCTGGACGGCAGCCTGGCTGGCCACACTGAAGCCAAAAGGGAAGTATACCTATGGCCTGCGCAGAACCACCATCCTTGTTTCCATTCTCAATGCACTGATGCTTTTCGGCGCTGTTATTGCCATTGGCTGGGATGCAATTGGTAAGCTTACAGAACCGCAGCCGGTTGCCGGATCTCAGGTGATGATCGTAGCAGGCATTGGTATAGTGATCAATACAATTACTGCTTTGTTGTTTGTGAAGGGAAAGAAAGGCGACCTGAATATAAAAGGCGCCTTTTTGCACATGGCTGCCGATGCAGGAGTTTCTGCCGGTGTAGTTGTTGCCGGCCTGTTGATCAACCTTACCGGGTTGCTCTGGATCGACCCGGTGATGAGCTTCATCATTATCGGCGTGATATT